The window CGACGCGCGAAATGAACGAACAGCAGCGCGAAGCGCGCCGACTGCTCGACTTCGCGACCTCCGGACCAGCGAAGCCCAAGAAATAGCCGCTAGAGCCGCTCTTCCAGGACGGCTTTGGTGAGGTTGCGCGGATGGTCCACGTCGTGACCGAGCTGGATGGCGAGGTAGTAGGCGAACAGCTGCAAGGGCACGATCTCGAGCAGGGGGAGCAAGTATTCGTTCGTCGCGGGGACGGGCACGGTGAGATCCGCGGCCTTCTCCACCGCGGTGTCGCCTTGGAGCGCGATCGCGATGGTTGTGCGCGCCCGTCCTTTCAGGCTTCGCAGGTTCGAGAGCGTTTGCGCGTAGCGCGGTTGCGAACGCGGATCGCGGGCGTCGTGCGCTGCCAACAGGAGCAGCGCCGTGCTGAGATCGACGGTCGCCAGCGGCCCGTGCCACAGCTCGCCGCCGGCGTACGCCTCGGCCGACCGGTAGGTGGTCTCCTTGAACTTCAGCGCGCCGTCCAGCGCCACGCCCCGGTGGATGCCCCGCCCGACGTAGATGAACTTTTCGCAGCCCGCGGCTTCTCCCGCCAACCGCCGGCACAGGGCGTCGTTCTCGAGTGTTCGTTCGAGCTTGGCCGGGATCTCGAGGAGCTCGGCCAGCCGGGCGTCGTACTCGGCCGCGGTGAGCCGCTCGCGCGCGAGCGCCGCCGTGAGCGCGAGCAGATAGAGCGCCGTGAGCTGCGCGGTAAAGGCCTTGGTCGATGGGATGGAACGCTCCGGACCGCACTTGGTGTGGAGGCCGTAGTCTGCGTCCGCCATCATGGTGGCGTCGCTCACGTTCGAGATCGCGAGCACGCGTGCTCCGGCCGATCGCGCCGCACGGAGCGCGCTCACCGTGTCCGAGGTTTCCCCCGATTGCGAGATCACGATGACCAGTGCGTCCGGACCGGGGAGCGAAGAGCCGTACTGCAGCTCGCTCGAGAACTCGACGGCCGTGGGAATGTGCGCCAGTCCTTCGAGCATGAACTTGGCGATGACCCCGGCGTGGCGGCTGGTACCGGTCCCCGCGATGAGGATGCGCGCGATGCCGGCCAGGTGCGGCGCCAGATGCGCGAGGGTATCGCGGATGCCGTGGTCTTCTGCCGTGGCGCGAACGCCTGCCGGCTGTTCGTAGATCTCGGCGAGTAAGTGGGAGGTCTCGGCGCTGCGCTTCACGGGACACTCGGGGTGACGTCGATGGCTACGTCGGCGGGCGTGTCCTGGAACCAGAGGGCGGCGGAGCCGGCGATGCCGGCGTCGACCCCGTATCGGGCCGGCGCCATGGGGATCTCCGCTGCCCGGCCGTTCAGGCTCCAGCGCGCGGCGGCCGTTCGCAGACGATCGTAGGCGGGCTGCAGTCCCATGCCCACGCCGCCGCCGACGATAAAAATATCGGGTTCGAAGAGGTCGATGAGGTTCCCCAGCCAAACCGCCAGCAATTCGACGGTGCCGTCGACCAGCCGCGTGCTGAACGGGTCTCCGGCATGCCAGCAGCGGAAGAGGACCTCAGGAGTGATGCCGTCGGGTCGGTTGCCGGCCGCGGCCAGCAGGGCGCGCGCCGCGCTGGGATCCTCGACTGCCAGCGCGCGCGCCTGCTCGGCGATGGCCGGCCCGGAAGCCAGTCCCTCGATGCATCCGCGTTTCCCGCAGCCGCACCGGACCGGCGCGTGGATGTCGATGGTCTGGTGGCCGCCCTCGGGGGCGTTGCCGGTGCGACCGTGATAGAGGTGGCCGTCGTAGACCAGGGCGGTGCCGATGCCGGTCCCGATGGTGATGTAGAACACGTGCCGGTAGCCGGCGCCGGCGCCCCAAAGCGCCTCGGCGAGACCGCCGGCGTTGGCGTCGTTGTCGAGCCGCGTGGGAATGCCGCAGATCGCCTGCACCGAAGAGGTCAGGGGAAAATCGCGCCAGCATGCAAGATTGGGGCTGTGCAGCACCAGACCGCAGATGGGGTCGAGCGGGCCGGGCGACGCAACGCCCACGCCAAACACTTCCCGCCCCTTCGCATCGGGAAAGACTCCCGCGATGGCCTCCTGCACCGAGCGCATCGCATCTTCCGCGCTGCCGTTGGCGTTCATCGGCGCGCGTGCGATAGAAACGATCTCGCCGGAGCCGTTGACCAGCCCGGCGGCCACCTTTGTGCCACCGATATCGATGCCAAGCACGTGCTTAGCGCCCACGTCTCCCCCGAGCCGTGCAACCCGCCGACCGGCGCCGATTTTTGGCCGTGCGACTTGACAGCCGCTAAATCGATTTAATAAAACCAGACATCTTTGTCAAGGCCCTTTGCCGGTTCGGACCAAGACCTTGGGGGAGCCATGATGCATATCCGCCGCCTGACAACGCTGTTTCTCCTGTGTGCCGCCACCCTCGCCAGCGCTGCTGACGCCGCCACGTCCCAGCTGAACCTCGCTCGCGGCTGGGCGCTTCAGAGCTCGGCCAGGACCACGGCGAAGGGCGAGGAGATCTCGCGCGCCGGATTCGCCGCCTCCGGTTGGCACAAGGCGACCGTTCCCACCACGGTGGTCGCCGCCCTGGTGGCGGACGGTACCTTCCCCGATCCCTATTTCGGCATGAACATGCGCAAGCTACCGGGCGTGACCTACGGCATCGGCGAGAACTTCTCGCTCGAGCCGATGGCTTCCGACAGTCCCTTCGCCGTGCCGTGGTGGTACCGGACGGAATTCACCGTACCGGCGAGCTTCGCGAAGCGGCACGTGATCCTCCATCTCGACGGGCTGAGCTTTCGCGCGAACGTGTGGCTGAACGGAAAGCAGATCGCCGGGTCGCAGCAGATCGCCGGCACCTGGCGCTTGTTCGAGCTGGACGTGACGCCGCACCTGAACGCGGGCGGGAAGAACGCCTTGGCGATCGAGATCTCCGCTCCCACGCCGCATGACCTTGCGATGACCTTCGTGGACTGGAACCCGATGCCGCCCGACAAGAACATGGGCCTGTGGCGCCGAGTCTTCCTCACCGCGGAAGGCCCAGTGAGCGTGCGCCATCCCTTCGTGGAGACCGAACTCCCATCGCTCGACTCGGCGCGCCTCACGGTCCGCGCCGATCTCGTCAACCATGCCAATGAGCCGGTGAGCGGCACGCTCCGCGGCACGGTCGGCAAAGTACGCTTCTCGCGGCCGGTAGACCTGGCGGCTGGCGAGACCAAGTCCATCGCCATCTCACCGGCGGAGGTTCCGGAGCTCGCCGTCAAGGATCCGGAATTGTGGTGGCCGGCGCAGATGGGCGAGCCGGTGCTCCACACGCTCGACCTGGCGTTCGAGACCAACGGAGAAGTCTCCGACCAGAAGACGATCCGCTTCGGCATCCGCCAGGTCACGAGCGAGATGGATCCGAGCAAGAAGATCCTGAAGTTCAAGATCAACGGCAAGCCGATCCTGATCCGCGGCGGCGGCTGGTCACCGGATGCGATGGTGCGCGAGGACGAGCAGCGCATGGAAGCCAAGGTCAGGCTCGCCCAGCACATGGGCCTGAACACCATCCGGCTCGAAGGCAAGCTCGAGACCGAGCAGTTCTTCGAGCTCACCGACCAGCTCGGCATGCTGGTGATGGCGGGCTGGTGCTGCTGCCATCACTTCGAAGAGTGGGACAAGTGGAATGACGAAGACCACAAGATCGCGGAGGCGTCGCAGCGCTCGCAGATCCTGCGCCTGCGCGCGCATCCCAGCGTCTTCGTGTGGCTGAACGCCAGCGACATGCCCCCCACCATCCCGCAGGTGGAGCAGATGTACATCAACGTCCTCAAAGAGGTGCACTGGCCGAATCCTTACGTCTCTTCGGCCAAGAACCTGGACTCACCGCTCACCGGGCCCCCGGGCGTCAAGATGGCGGGGCCGTACGACTTCGTGCCCCCGGTGTACTGGTATGAGGACACCGGTGACGTGAAGAAGGTAGGAGGAGAGTTCGGCGGGGCGTGGAGCTTCGCGACCGAGATCTCGCCCGGCGGGGCGCCGCCGGAGATCGAGAGCATCAAGGCGATGCTGCCCAAGGAGCACCTCTGGCCGGTGGACGACTGGTGGAACTTCCACGCCGGCGGCGGCGAGTTCAAGGACATGAACCTGTTCATCGACGCCATGGACGCGCGCTATGGCAAGTCCTCGAACCTGGAGGAGTTCGCGACCAAGAGCCAGATGATGGCCTACGAAGGCCTGCGCGCGATGTTTGAGGCCTACAGCCGGAACAAGTACAGGTCCACCGGCGTGATCCAGTGGATGATGACGAACGCGTGGCCGTCGATGATCTGGCACCAGTACGACTATTACCTGCGTCCGGGCGGCGGCTATTACGGGACGAAGAAGGCCACCGAACCGCTGCATGCGCTGTATTCCTACGACGACGGCTCGGTGTGGCTGGTGAGCAGCCGCTACGACGCGACCGCGCAGGTCAAGGTCACCGCGACGGTCTACGACCTCAACATGAAGCCGCACTGGCAACAGAGCGCAACCGTGACGGCGGCGCCCGACTCCACCCAACAGGTGCTTACCGTTCCGAGTCCCATCGCCGGCCTGAGCACCACATACTTCCTGCACCTCGAGGTCACCGGCCCATCGGGAGCGCAGGCGGATTCGAATCTTTACTGGCTCTCGACCAAGCCGGAGAAGGTCGCTTGGGACAAATCCAAGTGGTGGTACTCGCCGGTCGTCTCATTCGCCGACTTCAAGGGGCTGAACGAGTTACCGAAGGCGCGCGTCACGTTCACCTCCGAGTCGAAGCCCGAAGGCGGCACGATGCGGACGACGGTGCGCGTGACGAACACCAGCAAGGGGATCGCGTTCTTCCTCCGGCTCAAGGTGAACAAGGGCGCGAAAGGCGAGGAGATCCTGCCTTCCTACTGGGACGACAACTACTTCTCGCTGCTGCCCGGGGAAGAACGTGAGATCAGCGCGACGTACGACTCCGCCGCCCTCCAGGGCGCCAAGCCGCACATCACGCTGACCGGCTGGAACGTTCACGCACAAGGCTCGGGGGCCCGCTAGTGGGTTCCCCGACCACGACTCCCGCGGCGGACGCGCCACGACTGCGGCGGACGCTCGGCCTGTGGGACTTGATCCTTTACGGGATCATCGTCATCCAGCCGGTGGCGCCTATGTCGGTGTTCGGCGTGCTTTCCGAGCGCGGGCGCGGCCATGCCGCCACCGCCATCCTGCTGGCGCTGGTGGCCATGCTGTTCACCGCGATCAGCTACGGGCGCATGGCCCGGGCGTATCCCAGCGCGGGCTCGGCGTTCACCTACGTCGGCAAAGAGATCCATCCGGTCGGCGGCTTCGCCACCGGCTGGAGCATGGCGATGGACTACATGTTGAACCCGATGATCTGCATCATCTGGTGCAGCAAGGCGGCGATGAACTTCGCGCCTGCCGTTCCCTACTGGGCGTGGGCCATCTTCTTCTTTGCGCTCTTCACCCTGCTGAACCTGCGCGGGGTGCGGGCGTCGGCACGCACCAATACCCTGCTGGCAGCTTTCATGGGCGTGGTGCTGACCATCTTCTTCGTCGCCGCGGCGCGCTACCTGCTGCACCAGCCCGCCGGGTCGATCGGGTCGCTCACGCGGCCCTTCTACGATCCGGAGTTGTTCAACCTCAAGCTGGTGCTCAGCGGGACCTCGATCGCCGTGCTGACCTACATCGGCTTCGACGGGATCTCAACCCTTTCGGAGGAGGCGAAGAACCCGCGGCGCGACATCCTGCTCGCCACGGTTCTGACCTGCCTCGCCATCGGCGTGCTGTCGCTCTGCCAGGTGTACCTCGCGGAGCTGATCTGGCCGGCCAAGCAGGGCTACCCGGACGTGGACACGGCGTTCGTCCACGTTGCCGGCCGCGCCGGCGGCGCCTGGTTCTTCGGATTGATCAACCTCACGTTGCTGACAGCCAATATCGGCTCCGGCATGGGGGCGCACCTGGGCGCCGCGCGTCTGCTCTATGGCATGGGACGGAGCAACGCACTGCCACGAAAGTTCTTTGCCGCCGTGGATCCCAAGCGCCACATACCGCGGAACAACGTGATCTTCGTCGGTGTGGTCGCGCTGGTGGGCGCTTTCCTCATCACCTACGGCCTGGGCGCGGAGATGCTGAACTTCGGCGCGCTCATCGCCTTCATGGGCGTGAACCTCGCGGCCTTCATGCGCTACTTCGTGCGCGAGCGGCAGCGCACGCTCGGCAATCTTCTGCCGCCACTGCTCGGTTTTGCCGTTTGCTTCCTGCTGTGGATCAATCTCAGCACGCCGGCCAAGCTCTGGGGAGGGCTCTGGCTGGTGGCGGGGCTGATCTTCGCGACCATCAAGACGCGCGGATTCCGCGGCGAGTTGCTGGACTTCGAGATCCCGCCGGAAGAACCGGTCCAGCGGGCGTGACAAGAGCTGCGATATGATGCTTTCCCCATCCACCATGCAGGAGAAGAGAGTGCGGACGTCATCGCGCGGAGGACGCAGCGTCACCATCCGCGACGTGGCGCGGGAAAGCAAGGTCTCGGCTACCACGGTCTCCATCGTCCTGAACGAAAGCCCGCTGGCCCGCTACATCCCCCCGGCGACGAAGAGCCGCATCCAGCAGGCCGCCAAGAAGCTG of the Terriglobales bacterium genome contains:
- a CDS encoding SIS domain-containing protein, producing MKRSAETSHLLAEIYEQPAGVRATAEDHGIRDTLAHLAPHLAGIARILIAGTGTSRHAGVIAKFMLEGLAHIPTAVEFSSELQYGSSLPGPDALVIVISQSGETSDTVSALRAARSAGARVLAISNVSDATMMADADYGLHTKCGPERSIPSTKAFTAQLTALYLLALTAALARERLTAAEYDARLAELLEIPAKLERTLENDALCRRLAGEAAGCEKFIYVGRGIHRGVALDGALKFKETTYRSAEAYAGGELWHGPLATVDLSTALLLLAAHDARDPRSQPRYAQTLSNLRSLKGRARTTIAIALQGDTAVEKAADLTVPVPATNEYLLPLLEIVPLQLFAYYLAIQLGHDVDHPRNLTKAVLEERL
- a CDS encoding ROK family protein — protein: MGAKHVLGIDIGGTKVAAGLVNGSGEIVSIARAPMNANGSAEDAMRSVQEAIAGVFPDAKGREVFGVGVASPGPLDPICGLVLHSPNLACWRDFPLTSSVQAICGIPTRLDNDANAGGLAEALWGAGAGYRHVFYITIGTGIGTALVYDGHLYHGRTGNAPEGGHQTIDIHAPVRCGCGKRGCIEGLASGPAIAEQARALAVEDPSAARALLAAAGNRPDGITPEVLFRCWHAGDPFSTRLVDGTVELLAVWLGNLIDLFEPDIFIVGGGVGMGLQPAYDRLRTAAARWSLNGRAAEIPMAPARYGVDAGIAGSAALWFQDTPADVAIDVTPSVP
- a CDS encoding glycoside hydrolase family 2 protein, which translates into the protein MHIRRLTTLFLLCAATLASAADAATSQLNLARGWALQSSARTTAKGEEISRAGFAASGWHKATVPTTVVAALVADGTFPDPYFGMNMRKLPGVTYGIGENFSLEPMASDSPFAVPWWYRTEFTVPASFAKRHVILHLDGLSFRANVWLNGKQIAGSQQIAGTWRLFELDVTPHLNAGGKNALAIEISAPTPHDLAMTFVDWNPMPPDKNMGLWRRVFLTAEGPVSVRHPFVETELPSLDSARLTVRADLVNHANEPVSGTLRGTVGKVRFSRPVDLAAGETKSIAISPAEVPELAVKDPELWWPAQMGEPVLHTLDLAFETNGEVSDQKTIRFGIRQVTSEMDPSKKILKFKINGKPILIRGGGWSPDAMVREDEQRMEAKVRLAQHMGLNTIRLEGKLETEQFFELTDQLGMLVMAGWCCCHHFEEWDKWNDEDHKIAEASQRSQILRLRAHPSVFVWLNASDMPPTIPQVEQMYINVLKEVHWPNPYVSSAKNLDSPLTGPPGVKMAGPYDFVPPVYWYEDTGDVKKVGGEFGGAWSFATEISPGGAPPEIESIKAMLPKEHLWPVDDWWNFHAGGGEFKDMNLFIDAMDARYGKSSNLEEFATKSQMMAYEGLRAMFEAYSRNKYRSTGVIQWMMTNAWPSMIWHQYDYYLRPGGGYYGTKKATEPLHALYSYDDGSVWLVSSRYDATAQVKVTATVYDLNMKPHWQQSATVTAAPDSTQQVLTVPSPIAGLSTTYFLHLEVTGPSGAQADSNLYWLSTKPEKVAWDKSKWWYSPVVSFADFKGLNELPKARVTFTSESKPEGGTMRTTVRVTNTSKGIAFFLRLKVNKGAKGEEILPSYWDDNYFSLLPGEEREISATYDSAALQGAKPHITLTGWNVHAQGSGAR
- a CDS encoding APC family permease, translating into MGSPTTTPAADAPRLRRTLGLWDLILYGIIVIQPVAPMSVFGVLSERGRGHAATAILLALVAMLFTAISYGRMARAYPSAGSAFTYVGKEIHPVGGFATGWSMAMDYMLNPMICIIWCSKAAMNFAPAVPYWAWAIFFFALFTLLNLRGVRASARTNTLLAAFMGVVLTIFFVAAARYLLHQPAGSIGSLTRPFYDPELFNLKLVLSGTSIAVLTYIGFDGISTLSEEAKNPRRDILLATVLTCLAIGVLSLCQVYLAELIWPAKQGYPDVDTAFVHVAGRAGGAWFFGLINLTLLTANIGSGMGAHLGAARLLYGMGRSNALPRKFFAAVDPKRHIPRNNVIFVGVVALVGAFLITYGLGAEMLNFGALIAFMGVNLAAFMRYFVRERQRTLGNLLPPLLGFAVCFLLWINLSTPAKLWGGLWLVAGLIFATIKTRGFRGELLDFEIPPEEPVQRA